From the genome of Pantoea alfalfae, one region includes:
- the ydiJ gene encoding D-2-hydroxyglutarate dehydrogenase YdiJ: MIPQISQAPGLVQLVLTFLESLKEQGFTGDIATSYADRLSLSTDNSIYQLLPDAALFPRSTADVALLARVAGEARFASLVFTPRGGGTGTNGQSLNQGIVVDMSRYMNRILEINTDEGWVRVEAGVIKDQLNAWLKPFGFFFSPELSTSNRATLGGMINTDASGQGSLVYGKTSDHVLGLRAVLLGGDILDTRPMATALAETLAQTATLEGRIYQQVLTRCREHRDLIVEKFPRLNRFLTGYDLRHVFSDDMQTFDLTRLLCGAEGTLAFVTEARLDITPLPKVRRLVNIKYDSFDSALRNAPFMVEAQALSVETVDSKVLNLAREDIVWHSVRELIADVPDKEMLGLNIVEFAGDNAALIDQQIEKLCARLDALMQQQQGGVIGYQFCNDLAGIERIYNMRKKAVGLLGNAKGRAKPIPFVEDTAVPPEKLADYIVEFRALLDSHGLSYGMFGHVDAGVLHVRPALDMCDPQQEMMMKQISDEVVALTARYGGLLWGEHGKGFRAQYSPAFFGETLFNELRRIKAAFDPLNRLNPGKICTPFNSNDEMMQVDAVKRGTYDRQIPLTVRDEWRGAMECNGNGLCFNFDARSPMCPSMKITRNRIHSPKGRATLTREWLRLLAGQGVDPLVLEKQLPENSLSLRGLIARTRNSWHASKGEYDFSHEVKEAMSGCLACKACSTQCPIKIDVPAFRSRFLQLYHTRYLRPVSDHLVAAVEGYAPLMAKAPKVFNFFLRQPWVKELSKTHIGMVDLPLLSSPNLKQQLSGHPAMNMTLEQLEGLTATERASCVLVVQDPFTSFYEAQLVNDFVRLIEKLGYRPVLLPFSPNGKAQHVKGFLQRFARTAARTADFLNRVAKLELPMVGVDPATVLCYRDEYRHTLGESRGDFNVLLVHEWLERALAEREVQATGGESWYLFAHCTEVTALPSAPNQWQAIFSRFGAKLENINVGCCGMAGTYGHESQNLENSLGIYALSWHPQLQRLPRQRCLATGYSCRSQVKRVEGNGMRHPLQALLTLM; this comes from the coding sequence ATGATCCCACAGATTTCGCAGGCACCGGGCCTCGTTCAACTGGTGCTGACGTTCCTTGAGTCGCTGAAAGAGCAGGGTTTTACCGGCGACATTGCAACCAGCTATGCCGATCGTCTTTCACTCTCCACCGATAACAGCATCTATCAATTGCTGCCCGATGCGGCGCTCTTTCCGCGTTCGACGGCGGACGTTGCGCTGCTGGCCCGTGTGGCTGGAGAAGCACGTTTTGCCAGCCTGGTGTTCACCCCGCGCGGCGGCGGCACCGGCACCAACGGTCAGTCGCTGAATCAGGGCATTGTGGTAGACATGTCGCGCTACATGAACCGCATCCTGGAAATCAATACCGATGAGGGCTGGGTACGCGTCGAAGCCGGCGTCATCAAAGATCAGCTGAATGCCTGGCTGAAGCCTTTCGGCTTTTTCTTTTCGCCTGAATTGTCCACCAGTAACCGCGCCACGCTGGGCGGCATGATCAATACCGACGCGTCGGGCCAGGGATCGCTGGTCTATGGCAAAACCTCAGACCATGTACTGGGCCTGCGCGCCGTGCTGCTGGGCGGCGATATTCTTGATACGCGGCCGATGGCCACCGCGCTGGCTGAAACGCTGGCACAGACGGCAACCCTCGAAGGCCGTATTTATCAGCAGGTGCTGACACGCTGCCGCGAGCACCGCGATCTCATTGTGGAAAAGTTTCCCAGGCTGAATCGCTTCCTGACCGGATATGACCTGCGTCATGTCTTCAGCGACGATATGCAAACCTTTGACCTGACACGTCTGCTATGTGGCGCTGAGGGCACACTGGCCTTTGTCACTGAGGCGCGTCTCGATATCACCCCGCTGCCGAAAGTGCGGCGGCTGGTGAACATTAAATATGACTCCTTCGATTCTGCCCTGCGTAACGCGCCCTTTATGGTGGAAGCGCAGGCGCTGTCAGTTGAGACCGTTGATTCCAAAGTGCTGAACCTGGCGCGGGAAGATATCGTATGGCACTCGGTACGTGAATTGATTGCTGACGTACCCGATAAAGAGATGCTGGGTCTGAACATCGTTGAGTTCGCGGGTGACAATGCCGCGCTCATCGATCAGCAGATCGAAAAACTGTGTGCCCGGCTTGATGCGCTGATGCAGCAGCAGCAGGGCGGCGTGATTGGCTATCAGTTCTGTAACGATCTGGCGGGCATTGAGCGCATCTATAACATGCGTAAAAAAGCGGTAGGTCTGCTGGGAAATGCTAAAGGCCGGGCTAAGCCGATTCCGTTTGTCGAAGATACCGCCGTTCCGCCGGAAAAACTGGCGGACTACATTGTCGAGTTTCGCGCGCTGCTCGACAGTCACGGCCTGAGCTACGGCATGTTTGGTCACGTCGATGCAGGCGTCCTGCACGTGCGTCCGGCGCTGGATATGTGCGATCCGCAGCAGGAGATGATGATGAAACAGATCTCTGACGAAGTGGTGGCGCTGACCGCGCGCTATGGCGGCCTGCTGTGGGGCGAACATGGCAAAGGGTTCCGCGCCCAGTACAGTCCGGCATTTTTCGGTGAGACGCTGTTTAATGAGTTACGTCGCATCAAAGCGGCGTTCGACCCGCTTAACCGCCTGAATCCGGGCAAAATCTGTACGCCCTTTAACAGCAACGACGAGATGATGCAGGTTGATGCGGTTAAGCGCGGAACATACGATCGGCAGATTCCGTTAACGGTCCGGGATGAATGGCGTGGAGCGATGGAGTGTAACGGCAACGGGTTATGTTTCAATTTTGATGCCCGCAGCCCGATGTGTCCCTCCATGAAGATCACCCGCAACCGTATTCACTCGCCAAAAGGGCGGGCAACGCTGACGCGGGAGTGGCTGCGGCTGCTGGCCGGGCAGGGCGTTGATCCGCTGGTACTCGAAAAACAGCTGCCGGAAAACAGCCTGTCGCTACGCGGGTTGATCGCCCGTACCCGCAACAGCTGGCACGCCAGCAAAGGGGAGTATGACTTTTCACACGAGGTGAAAGAGGCCATGTCCGGCTGTCTGGCCTGTAAAGCCTGTTCCACCCAGTGTCCGATTAAAATTGACGTACCTGCTTTCCGTTCGCGCTTTCTGCAGCTCTATCACACCCGTTATCTGCGCCCGGTCAGCGATCACCTGGTGGCGGCAGTCGAAGGTTATGCGCCTCTGATGGCGAAGGCACCAAAAGTGTTCAACTTTTTCCTGCGCCAGCCGTGGGTGAAAGAGTTAAGTAAAACGCATATCGGCATGGTCGATCTGCCGCTGCTTTCGTCTCCTAACCTGAAACAGCAGCTCAGCGGCCATCCCGCCATGAACATGACGCTGGAACAGCTGGAGGGACTGACAGCCACGGAACGCGCCAGCTGTGTGCTGGTGGTACAGGATCCCTTTACCAGCTTCTATGAGGCACAGCTGGTGAACGATTTTGTCAGGCTGATTGAGAAGCTGGGTTACCGCCCGGTGCTGCTGCCTTTCTCGCCAAACGGCAAAGCGCAGCACGTGAAAGGCTTCCTGCAACGTTTCGCACGCACGGCAGCCCGTACCGCCGATTTTCTCAATCGGGTCGCAAAACTGGAACTGCCGATGGTCGGCGTCGATCCGGCTACCGTGCTCTGCTATCGCGATGAGTATCGTCACACGCTGGGTGAATCGCGCGGCGACTTCAACGTATTGCTGGTGCATGAATGGTTAGAGCGTGCCCTGGCAGAACGTGAGGTACAGGCCACGGGCGGGGAGTCCTGGTATCTGTTTGCACACTGCACTGAGGTAACAGCGCTGCCTTCAGCGCCCAACCAGTGGCAGGCGATTTTCTCCCGTTTTGGCGCAAAGCTGGAGAACATTAATGTAGGTTGCTGCGGCATGGCGGGCACTTATGGGCACGAAAGTCAGAACCTTGAAAACTCGCTGGGGATCTATGCGCTCTCCTGGCATCCCCAGCTTCAGCGACTGCCGCGCCAGCGCTGTCTGGCCACCGGCTATTCATGCCGCAGCCAGGTCAAGCGTGTGGAAGGCAACGGCATGCGCCATCCGCTACAGGCATTGTTAACGCTAATGTAA
- the ppsA gene encoding phosphoenolpyruvate synthase — MSTQEQPLVLWYNQLGMHDVDRVGGKNASLGEMITNLSSLGVSVPNGFATTSYAFNLFLDQSGLNQRIYALLDETNIDDVDALAKAGKQIRQWVVETPFLPELESAILDAYQQLSADDADASFAVRSSATAEDMPDASFAGQQETFLNVQGIDAVMVAVKHVFASLFNDRAISYRVHQGYDHRGVALSAGIQRMVRSDLASSGVMFTIDTESGFDQVVFITAALGLGEMVVQGAVNPDEFYVHKPTLAADRPSIVRRNMGSKKVRMVYADSQAHGEQVRIEDVPEAERDRFCLNDEEVQALAKQAVLIEQHYQRPMDIEWAKDGHTGKLFIVQARPETVRSNGQVMERYTLQGQGSVVVEGRAIGHRIGAGVVKVIHDISEMNRIEKGDVLVTDMTDPDWEPIMKKASAIVTNRGGRTCHAAIIARELGIPAVVGCGDATDRLREGHQVTVSCAEGDTGYVYDQLLDFDVTSSQVDSLPELPLKIMMNVGNPDRAFDFACLPNKGVGLARLEFIINRMIGVHPKALLEFDQQTPELQQQIRKMMKGFDNPVEFYIARLTEGIATLGAAFAPKRVIVRLSDFKTNEYANLVGGERYEPQEENPMLGFRGAGRYVADNFRDCFALECEAVKRVRNEMGLTNVEIMVPFVRTVDQAQAVVEELARQGLKRGENGLKIIMMCEIPSNALLAEQFLQHFDGFSIGSNDMTQLTLGLDRDSGVVSALFDERNEAVKALLSMAIKAAKKQGKYVGICGQGPSDHQDFAAWLMEEGIDSLSLNPDTVVETWVSLAQLNKTA, encoded by the coding sequence ATGTCCACTCAAGAACAGCCACTGGTGCTCTGGTATAACCAGCTTGGTATGCATGATGTTGATCGGGTAGGCGGCAAAAACGCCTCCTTAGGTGAAATGATAACGAATCTGTCGTCGCTGGGCGTTTCCGTGCCCAATGGTTTTGCGACCACGTCGTACGCCTTTAACCTGTTCCTCGATCAAAGCGGGCTGAACCAGCGAATTTATGCGCTGCTGGATGAGACAAATATTGATGATGTTGATGCGCTGGCAAAAGCGGGTAAACAGATTCGTCAGTGGGTGGTGGAAACGCCGTTTCTGCCGGAGCTGGAGTCCGCCATTCTGGACGCTTATCAGCAACTGTCTGCCGATGATGCTGACGCGTCGTTTGCCGTCCGCTCCTCTGCCACCGCCGAAGATATGCCCGACGCCTCCTTTGCCGGCCAGCAGGAAACCTTCCTGAATGTGCAGGGCATTGACGCCGTGATGGTGGCGGTCAAGCATGTCTTTGCTTCACTGTTTAACGATCGTGCTATCTCTTACCGTGTGCATCAGGGCTACGACCATCGTGGCGTGGCGCTCTCTGCGGGCATACAGCGCATGGTGCGTTCGGACCTGGCCTCGTCAGGTGTGATGTTCACCATTGATACCGAGTCCGGCTTTGATCAGGTGGTCTTCATTACTGCCGCCTTGGGACTGGGTGAGATGGTGGTGCAGGGCGCTGTTAACCCGGATGAGTTCTATGTTCACAAGCCAACGCTGGCGGCCGATCGTCCGTCTATCGTACGCCGCAACATGGGCTCAAAAAAGGTGCGCATGGTGTATGCCGATTCTCAGGCGCATGGCGAACAGGTACGCATCGAAGATGTGCCTGAGGCCGAACGCGACCGATTCTGCCTGAATGATGAGGAAGTGCAGGCGCTGGCGAAGCAGGCGGTGCTGATTGAACAACACTATCAGCGGCCGATGGATATTGAGTGGGCCAAAGATGGACATACCGGCAAGCTGTTTATTGTTCAGGCGCGTCCTGAAACCGTGCGCTCAAATGGTCAGGTAATGGAGCGTTATACGCTGCAGGGTCAGGGCAGCGTCGTCGTTGAAGGGCGAGCCATCGGTCATCGTATCGGCGCAGGCGTGGTGAAGGTCATCCACGATATCAGCGAAATGAACCGCATTGAAAAAGGCGATGTGCTGGTGACGGACATGACCGACCCGGACTGGGAACCCATCATGAAAAAGGCGTCAGCCATTGTCACTAACCGTGGCGGACGAACCTGTCATGCGGCAATCATCGCGCGTGAGCTGGGTATTCCGGCGGTAGTGGGCTGTGGCGATGCCACCGATCGGCTAAGAGAGGGCCATCAGGTTACCGTTTCCTGCGCTGAGGGCGACACAGGCTACGTTTATGATCAGCTGCTCGACTTCGACGTCACCAGTTCGCAGGTCGATTCACTGCCTGAACTGCCGCTGAAAATCATGATGAACGTGGGCAACCCCGATCGTGCTTTTGATTTTGCCTGTCTGCCGAACAAGGGTGTTGGCCTGGCGCGGCTGGAATTTATTATTAACCGAATGATTGGCGTCCACCCTAAAGCGCTCCTTGAATTTGATCAGCAGACGCCGGAACTGCAGCAGCAGATCCGTAAAATGATGAAAGGATTTGATAATCCGGTGGAGTTTTACATCGCTCGTCTGACCGAGGGAATTGCCACGCTTGGTGCAGCATTTGCACCGAAACGCGTAATTGTCCGACTTTCCGACTTTAAAACCAATGAATATGCCAACCTCGTTGGCGGTGAACGCTATGAGCCGCAGGAGGAAAACCCGATGCTGGGATTCCGTGGTGCAGGTCGCTATGTGGCGGATAACTTCCGCGACTGCTTTGCGCTGGAGTGTGAAGCGGTAAAACGCGTTCGCAACGAGATGGGCCTGACCAACGTCGAAATCATGGTTCCGTTTGTGCGTACTGTGGATCAGGCGCAGGCCGTGGTGGAAGAGCTGGCCCGTCAGGGGCTGAAGCGCGGTGAGAACGGGCTGAAGATCATCATGATGTGCGAGATCCCGTCTAATGCGCTGCTGGCAGAGCAGTTCCTGCAGCACTTTGATGGCTTCTCTATCGGCTCTAATGACATGACGCAGTTGACGCTGGGGCTGGACCGCGATTCCGGTGTCGTCTCCGCGCTGTTTGACGAGCGTAACGAAGCCGTGAAAGCGCTGCTTTCCATGGCCATCAAAGCAGCCAAAAAGCAGGGCAAATATGTTGGAATCTGTGGGCAGGGACCGTCAGACCATCAGGATTTCGCCGCATGGCTGATGGAAGAGGGCATCGATAGTCTGTCGCTGAATCCGGATACCGTAGTGGAAACGTGGGTGAGTCTGGCACAGTTAAACAAAACCGCCTGA
- the sufB gene encoding Fe-S cluster assembly protein SufB, protein MSRHSETSDDVQIWEGKLNYKEGFFTQLQTEEFANGINEDVVRAISAKRNEPEWMLEFRLKAFRAWLEMEEPHWLKAHYEKLDYQDYSYYSAPSCGNCDDTCASEPGVTQASGSAPASDYLTQEVENAFNQLGVPVREGREVAVDAIFDSVSVATTYRGKLAEQGIIFCSFGEAIQEHPELVKQYLGTVVPANDNFFAALNSAVASDGTFVYIPKGVRCPMELSTYFRINAAKTGQFERTILIADEDSYVSYIEGCSAPVRDSYQLHAAVVEVIIHKNAEVKYSTVQNWFPGGEGEGGILNFVTKRALCEGDHSKMSWTQSETGSAITWKYPSCILRGDYSVGEFYSVALTSGRQQADTGTKMIHIGKNTKSTIISKGISAGKSQNTYRGLVKIMPTATNARNFTQCDSMLIGPDCGAHTFPYVETRNNTAQLEHEATTSRIGEDQMFYCLQRGISEEDAISMIVNGFCKDVFSELPLEFAVEAQKLLAISLEHSVG, encoded by the coding sequence ATGTCACGACACAGCGAAACATCTGACGATGTACAAATCTGGGAAGGCAAGCTCAACTACAAAGAGGGCTTCTTTACCCAACTGCAGACCGAAGAATTTGCCAACGGCATCAATGAAGATGTGGTGCGGGCGATCTCGGCTAAGCGTAACGAGCCAGAGTGGATGCTGGAGTTTCGTCTTAAAGCGTTTCGTGCCTGGCTTGAAATGGAAGAGCCGCACTGGCTGAAAGCGCACTACGAAAAACTCGACTATCAGGATTACAGCTACTACTCCGCGCCCTCGTGCGGTAACTGCGATGACACCTGCGCCTCAGAGCCGGGTGTGACGCAGGCTTCAGGCAGCGCGCCAGCCAGCGACTACCTGACGCAGGAAGTGGAGAACGCTTTTAATCAGTTGGGTGTGCCGGTGCGTGAAGGGCGGGAAGTGGCGGTTGACGCCATTTTTGACTCCGTCTCTGTGGCAACCACCTATCGCGGCAAGCTGGCGGAGCAGGGGATTATCTTCTGTTCATTCGGCGAAGCGATTCAGGAACACCCGGAGCTGGTGAAGCAATATCTCGGCACGGTAGTTCCGGCTAACGATAACTTCTTTGCCGCACTGAACTCGGCGGTGGCCTCTGACGGCACCTTCGTCTATATCCCGAAAGGGGTGCGTTGCCCGATGGAGCTGTCGACCTATTTCCGCATTAACGCAGCGAAAACCGGTCAGTTCGAGCGCACCATCCTGATTGCCGATGAAGACAGCTACGTCAGCTACATCGAAGGCTGTTCAGCCCCCGTGCGTGACAGCTATCAGCTGCATGCCGCCGTGGTGGAAGTGATCATCCATAAAAATGCTGAAGTGAAATATTCGACCGTTCAGAACTGGTTCCCTGGCGGCGAAGGCGAGGGCGGTATCCTCAACTTCGTGACCAAGCGTGCGCTGTGTGAAGGTGACCACAGCAAGATGTCCTGGACCCAGTCTGAAACCGGTTCAGCGATCACCTGGAAATACCCGAGCTGCATTCTGCGCGGGGATTATTCGGTGGGTGAGTTCTACTCGGTGGCACTGACCAGCGGTCGTCAGCAGGCCGATACCGGCACCAAGATGATCCACATTGGTAAAAACACCAAATCGACCATTATCTCCAAAGGGATTTCGGCCGGTAAAAGTCAGAACACCTATCGCGGCCTGGTAAAAATCATGCCAACTGCCACCAATGCCCGTAACTTTACGCAGTGTGACTCAATGCTGATCGGCCCTGATTGCGGCGCACATACGTTCCCGTATGTCGAAACCCGCAACAATACTGCCCAGCTTGAGCATGAAGCCACGACTTCACGTATCGGCGAAGACCAGATGTTCTACTGTCTGCAGCGCGGTATCAGTGAAGAAGACGCCATCTCGATGATCGTGAACGGCTTCTGTAAAGACGTATTCTCGGAGCTGCCACTGGAATTTGCTGTGGAAGCCCAGAAATTGTTAGCCATCAGCCTTGAGCACAGTGTGGGCTGA
- the ydiK gene encoding AI-2E family transporter YdiK yields MMKSQYRDMDLPQILFTLMFILLLIVACLWVVQPFILGFAWASMVVIATWPLMLKFQRLLWGRRSLAVIVMTMLLLLLFIIPIALLVSSLIDNSAPVIAWVTQGHTMPQLLWLRDVPMVGKKLYVSYDTLVASGGAGIMAKIQPYIGRTTGFFVAQAGHFGRFMIHLGVMLLFSVLLYWRGEQAAQGIRHFAFRMAGRRGDAAVLLAAQSIRAVALGVVVTALVQGVLGGIGLAISGIPYATLLTVLMILCCLVQLGPLLVLVPAIIYLYWSGDTTWGTVLLVWSCVVGTMDNVLRPMLIRMGADLPMILILSGVIGGLFAFGMIGLFIGPVVLAVSYRLVSVWVHEAPAPDNDPLAVADALADHEGTPPAV; encoded by the coding sequence ATGATGAAAAGCCAGTACCGGGATATGGATTTACCGCAAATACTCTTCACCCTGATGTTCATTCTGCTGCTGATCGTCGCCTGCTTATGGGTGGTGCAGCCGTTTATTCTGGGCTTTGCCTGGGCCAGCATGGTGGTGATTGCGACCTGGCCATTGATGCTGAAATTCCAGCGACTGTTATGGGGGCGCCGTTCGCTGGCGGTGATCGTGATGACAATGCTGCTGCTGCTGCTGTTTATCATCCCTATCGCACTGCTGGTCAGCAGCCTGATCGATAACAGTGCCCCGGTTATCGCCTGGGTTACCCAGGGTCATACGATGCCGCAGTTGCTGTGGCTCAGGGATGTGCCGATGGTCGGCAAAAAGCTTTATGTCAGTTATGACACGCTGGTAGCGAGCGGTGGTGCCGGCATCATGGCCAAAATTCAGCCCTACATTGGCCGTACTACCGGCTTTTTTGTCGCGCAGGCCGGTCATTTTGGCCGCTTTATGATCCATCTGGGCGTGATGTTGCTATTCAGTGTGCTGCTTTACTGGCGTGGCGAACAGGCTGCCCAGGGCATACGTCACTTTGCTTTCCGCATGGCGGGACGGCGCGGTGATGCCGCCGTGCTGCTGGCAGCACAGTCCATTCGTGCCGTGGCGCTTGGCGTGGTAGTGACGGCACTGGTGCAGGGCGTGCTGGGCGGTATTGGTCTGGCGATCTCCGGCATTCCCTATGCCACGCTGTTAACGGTGCTGATGATCCTCTGCTGTCTGGTTCAGCTTGGCCCGCTGCTGGTGCTGGTCCCGGCCATTATCTATCTCTACTGGAGCGGCGATACAACCTGGGGGACCGTGCTGCTGGTCTGGAGTTGTGTGGTCGGTACAATGGATAACGTTCTGCGCCCCATGTTAATCCGGATGGGTGCCGATCTGCCGATGATCCTGATCCTCTCTGGCGTAATAGGTGGCCTGTTTGCCTTCGGCATGATTGGTTTGTTTATCGGGCCGGTAGTTCTGGCTGTTTCTTACCGTCTCGTTTCCGTCTGGGTTCATGAAGCGCCAGCGCCAGATAATGACCCGCTGGCCGTGGCGGATGCGCTGGCCGATCATGAGGGAACCCCGCCTGCCGTCTGA
- the sufA gene encoding Fe-S cluster assembly scaffold SufA, translating into MASVNTDSFSPDDFVWKGLTLTETAAQQILNLAAQDPEVKGLRLGVKQSGCAGFGYVMDLVKEPVEDDLQFSFHGATLFVPLQAMPFVDGTELDYVREGLNQIFKFNNPKAQHACGCGESFGVE; encoded by the coding sequence ATGGCATCTGTTAATACAGACTCTTTCTCACCCGACGATTTTGTCTGGAAAGGTCTGACGCTGACTGAAACCGCAGCGCAACAAATTCTCAATCTGGCGGCTCAGGACCCTGAAGTCAAGGGGCTGCGTCTGGGCGTAAAACAATCCGGCTGCGCCGGTTTTGGCTACGTCATGGATCTGGTGAAAGAACCCGTCGAAGACGATCTGCAGTTCTCATTCCACGGCGCAACGCTGTTTGTGCCGCTACAGGCGATGCCATTCGTTGATGGCACTGAACTGGATTACGTTCGCGAAGGCCTGAATCAGATTTTTAAATTCAATAACCCTAAAGCTCAGCACGCCTGCGGGTGCGGTGAGAGCTTTGGCGTCGAGTAA
- the sufC gene encoding Fe-S cluster assembly ATPase SufC has protein sequence MLSIKDLQVSVEDKAILRGLNLEIKPGEVHAIMGPNGSGKSTLSATLAGREDYEVTGGSVSFKGKDLLELAPEERAGEGIFMAFQYPVEIPGVSNQFFLQTSVNAVRKYRQQDELDRFDFQDFIEEKIQLLKMPEDLLTRSVNVGFSGGEKKRNDILQMAALEPELCILDETDSGLDIDALKIVANGVNSLRDEKRAFIIVTHYQRILDYIKPDFVHVLYQGKIVKSGDFSLVKQLEEQGYGWLTDEE, from the coding sequence ATGTTAAGCATTAAAGATTTGCAGGTCAGTGTTGAAGATAAAGCCATTCTGCGTGGCCTGAATCTCGAAATTAAACCGGGCGAAGTGCATGCCATCATGGGGCCGAACGGCTCAGGTAAAAGCACGCTGTCAGCCACGCTGGCAGGCCGCGAAGATTATGAAGTCACTGGCGGTTCAGTCAGCTTCAAAGGTAAAGATCTGCTGGAGCTGGCCCCTGAAGAGCGTGCCGGTGAAGGCATTTTTATGGCGTTCCAGTATCCGGTAGAGATTCCGGGCGTCAGCAACCAGTTTTTCCTGCAAACCTCGGTCAATGCGGTGCGCAAATATCGTCAGCAGGACGAGCTGGATCGCTTCGATTTCCAGGACTTCATTGAAGAAAAAATTCAGCTGCTGAAGATGCCGGAAGATCTGCTGACCCGTTCAGTGAACGTTGGCTTCTCCGGTGGTGAGAAGAAACGTAACGACATCCTGCAGATGGCGGCGCTTGAACCTGAGCTTTGCATCCTGGATGAGACTGACTCCGGTCTGGATATTGATGCCCTTAAAATCGTGGCTAATGGCGTGAACAGCCTGCGTGACGAGAAGCGTGCCTTTATCATCGTCACTCACTACCAGCGTATTCTGGACTACATTAAGCCAGACTTCGTTCATGTTCTGTATCAGGGCAAAATCGTGAAATCTGGCGACTTCTCGCTGGTGAAACAGCTGGAGGAGCAAGGTTATGGCTGGCTTACCGACGAAGAGTGA
- the ppsR gene encoding posphoenolpyruvate synthetase regulatory kinase/phosphorylase PpsR gives MTTDRSVFYISDGTAITAEVLGHAVLSQFPVNITSLTLPFVENVQRALAVKAQINALYQQSGVRPLVFFSIVTPEVRDIIVQSEGFCQDIVQALVAPLQQELGLSPAPVAHRTHGLDASNLGKYDARIAAIDYALAHDDGISLRGLEDAQVILLGVSRCGKTPTSLYLAMQFGIRAANYPFIADDMDNLKLPPALRAHQNKLFGLTIDPERLAAIRQERAENTRYASMRQCRLEVGEVEALFRTHQIRYLNSTNYSVEEIATKILDIMGLTRRMY, from the coding sequence ATGACAACTGACAGAAGCGTTTTCTATATCTCCGATGGTACAGCGATTACAGCTGAAGTCCTGGGCCATGCGGTGCTGTCGCAGTTTCCAGTCAATATCACCAGCCTGACGTTGCCATTTGTGGAAAACGTCCAGCGGGCGCTGGCGGTTAAAGCCCAGATTAACGCACTCTATCAGCAGAGCGGCGTACGGCCGCTGGTGTTCTTCTCCATTGTCACACCCGAGGTGCGCGACATTATCGTGCAGAGTGAGGGTTTTTGTCAGGATATCGTGCAGGCGCTGGTGGCTCCTCTTCAGCAGGAACTGGGCTTATCGCCAGCGCCAGTGGCACATCGTACCCACGGACTGGACGCCAGTAATCTGGGGAAATATGACGCGCGTATTGCGGCGATCGATTACGCCCTGGCACATGATGACGGCATCTCGCTGCGCGGGCTGGAGGATGCGCAGGTGATTCTGTTAGGCGTCTCGCGCTGTGGCAAAACACCCACCAGCCTCTATCTGGCGATGCAGTTTGGTATTCGTGCCGCCAACTACCCGTTTATTGCCGACGATATGGATAATCTTAAACTGCCGCCCGCGCTGCGCGCCCACCAGAATAAACTCTTCGGGCTGACCATCGATCCGGAACGCCTGGCAGCAATACGGCAGGAGCGGGCGGAAAATACCCGTTACGCCTCAATGCGTCAGTGCCGGCTGGAAGTAGGCGAAGTGGAAGCGCTGTTCCGCACCCATCAAATCCGCTATCTCAACAGCACCAACTACTCGGTCGAAGAGATCGCTACCAAAATTCTCGACATTATGGGCCTGACACGCCGCATGTATTGA